Below is a genomic region from Paraburkholderia phenazinium.
GGCTTACTCGCTCGGCGGTTCGTTCGCGCAGATCGTGCGCCATGTGGTCTTGCCCGCAGCATTGCCGGAGATTCTGACCGGACTGCGGATTGCAATCGGCTTTGGCTGGACCACGCTTGTCGCCGCCGAGATGGTGGCCGCGACCGCGGGCCTCGGTCAGATGGTGCTCAACGCGTCGAGCTTTTTGCGCACTGACGTCGTGGTAATGGGCATCGTGCTGATTGGTCTGATCGCGTGGATTTTCGATCTGGGCATGCGAGCGCTGGAACGGCGTCTGGTGCCCTGGAAGGGGCGGGTGTAATGCGTCTTGTGGCTCTTAGACAAACAACTCAATCACCGGCCAGTTCCGTTCCAGCGCAATCGCGCGCAGCCGCTCGTCCGGATTGGTCGCCACCGGGTCGGTGACGCGCTCGAGCAGCGGCACGTCGTTGATTGAATCGCTGTAGAAGTAGCTTTTCGGAAAGTCCTGCAACGCGTACCCGAGCGATGCCAGCCAGCTTTCCGTGCGCACGATCTTGCCTTCGCGGAACGTCGGCACGCCGACGGCCGCGCCGGTATAGCGGCCGCGCGGATCGCCACCCTCGGTGCAGAGTTCGATGCCGAGCAGATGCTCAAACCCGAGTGCCTTGCCGATCGGCGCCGTCACGAACACATTCGTCGCGGTGACGATGCAGCACAGGTCGCCGGCATCGAGGTGCCGCTGGATCAGTTCGCGGGCGGCCGGCCGGATCGCCGGCACAATCACTTCGCTCATGAACAACGCATGCCATGCATCGAGTTGTGCGCGTGAATGACGTGTCAGCGGGGCGAGCGTGTAGTTCAGGAAATCGCTCATATCGAGTGTGCCCGCCACGTATTGGCGGTAGTACGCGTCGATCTCCTGCGCGTGCCGCTCGGCGCCTTCCACACCCAGCTTCGCCATGAAGTGGGCCCAGGCCTGATCGCTGTCGAGCGGCAGCAGCGTATGGTCCAGATCGAACAGCGCGAGGTTACGACTCATCCCAGGATTCCTTGCATCCAACGCTTCGACACCAACCCCATTGCTGGATCGGCACGCTTTTCCCATCCTCGCAGATCGTATATTTAAGTGCACAAAATTACAATAAACCAAATTTGTGCAACACTATCGTCATATTTCTCCGGATGTCGCCAGGTGGCCGCATGCGGGTCGGGTTACGGTTAGAGCATTGAGAAGCGTCGTGCCTTATGTTGATTCTCCTGAACCTTCTCTCCGGTGTGGCTTTGCTCGTATGGGGGTCGCACATCGTCCGCACGGGCATCCTGCGCGTGCTCGGCGCGGATCTGCGCAGCGCCCTCGGGCGTAGCACCGGCAGCCGCCTGCGCGCGTTCGGGTCCGGCATCGCGGTGACCAGCCTCGTGCAAAGCAGCAATGCCACTGCGGTGATTGTGACGTCGTTCGCAGCCCAGGGTTTGCTACCGCTTGCCAGTGGTCTTGCCATCATGTTGGGCGCGGATGTCGGCACGGCCTTGATGGCGCGGGTGCTCACGCTCGATCTGTCGTGGCTGTCGCCAATCCTCTTGCTGCTCGGCGTACCGTTGTTCCTGACGCGCAAGCAGACGCGTGTGGGCCAGGCGGGCCGTACGGCGATCGGCCTTGGGCTCATCCTGCTGGCGCTGCATCTGATCGTCGAAGCCGCGCAGCCGATGATGCAAGGCGCCGGCGTACGCGTGATGTTCGGTGCCTTGACCGGCGACACGATGCTCGATGCCCTGGTTGGCGCCGCCTTCGCGGTGATTTCCTACTCGAGTCTCGCGGCCGTGCTGTTGACGGCGACGCTGGCATCGTCCGGAGTGATTTCGCTGAAAGTGGCGTTGTGCCTCGTGATTGGTGCCAATCTGGGCAGCGGCCTGCTGGCGTTGAGCGGCACGTTGGCGCAAAACGCCGCGGCACGGCGCCTCGCACTCGGCAGTCTGGTGTTCAAGCTCGCGGGTGCGTTGCTCATCCTGCCATTCGCTTCCCTGTTGGCGCGTGGCTTGCCGGTGCTCATCGGCAATCCGCGTGAGGCGGTGGTCGGGTTCCATTTGATCTACAACGCGCTGCGTTGCTGCGCGTGCCTCGCGCTGATCGACCCGGTTGCACGCGTCTGCAGCCGGCTGCTGCCGGACCGGCCGCAGCAGGACGGCGCACTGCGGGCGCTACATCTCGACGTGGCCGCACTTTCCACGCCGTCTCTGGCACTGGCCAATTCGGCGCGCGAAGTGCTGCGCATCGGCGACATCGTCCGGACCATGCTCGACAACGTCGCCGGGCTGCTTCATCACAATGATCTTGCCAAGGCACGCGAGACGATTCGTATGGACGACGACATCGACCAGCTTTATGCCGCGGTCAAAAGCTACCTCGCCAGAATTTCCCGCGAGCAGCTCGACGAGGCGGACAGTCGGCGCTGGACCGACATCATCGCGCTCACCATCAATCTTGAGCACGCGGGCGACATCATCGAGCGTATCGTCAACAATATCGAAGAGAAAAAGATCGCCCACCGGCTTGCGTTTTCGGAGCAGGGTCTCGGCGAACTGGAGGATCTGCACGCTCGCCTCGTCAGCAATCTGCAACTCGGGTTATCGGTGTTTCTCAACAATGACCTGCGTTGCGCGGAGAGCTTGCTGGCTGAGAAGGAGCGCTTCCGGGATCTCGAGCGGGTCTACTCCTATGCCCACCTCGACCGCCTGGCCGGGCAAACCTTGCGCAGCGTCGAGACGAGCGCGCTGCATCTCGACATGATCAGCGACATGAAGCGGCTAAATTCGCTGTTCTGCTCGACGGCCTATCCGGTGCTCGACGCAGCCGGCGCGCTACACGATACGCGCTTGCGCAAACGCGTCCTGGATACCCTGCACGCGCCGGAATAGCCGCTATCGCCTCTACGCGAGAATGACCCGCGCCACCTTCTTCTTCAGCGGCGCGAATTCGGTGGACTCGGCCGCCTTCTTGTTGGTGATCAGCACGTCGACGTCCTCGGCCGGGCAGTACGAGATGCGACTGCGCTGACCGATCTTGCTGTAATCGGCGAGGATCACTACGCGTTGCGCGTTGGCGACCATCGCCCGTGCCACCTCGGTTTCTTCGTGATCGTAATTGGTGGCGCCATGCCGATGATCGATGCCGACTGGCGACAGCAATGCCACGTCGGCCCGGTAGCGATGAATGTCCAGGATTGTCGTGCTGCCGCCCGTCGCCATGGCCCGGTCGCTGATCGATCCGCCGAGCAGTATGACCTCATTGCGGGCTTCGGCTTGCTGCTCGGCGGCGCCACGCATTTTCAGCGCGACGTCAATCGAATTGGTCACTACCGTCAGATTGGCGAGCTTCGCCAGCTCTTCCGCCAGCGCCGAGGTCGTCGTGCCGGCGTCGATAAACAAGGTCTGGCCGCTGGAGATGACCCCCATCGCAGCCTTGGCGATCGCCGTCTTCGATTTGACCCGGGTGTGGGCGCGTTCGGCGATAGGTGCTTCGTCAGCGGGCTTGATTGCACCGCCATGCACCCTCCGCAATTCGCCGAGTGCTTCCAGATCGAGCAGATCGCGCCGCACGGTTTCGCGCGAGACACCGAGATCCGCCATGATCCGTTCGGTCGACACCCGTTGCAGTGTCGAGAGCAGCGCGCGAATTCTCTGATGACGGTCTTCCTGCCACATGCATTTCCCTCTGCGATCAAGTCGTCTGGACGGTTTTTCTACGTAACATCACTGACATGATTGTGTGTCGCCCCGATGTCATTGGCCCCACTTTAACCGTTTTGCGTTGTATTTTTTTGGTCCCTTGCAAATTTGTGTATTTAAATTTAGCCTTCGCAGATTGGACGACTGTCATCGAATCCGAACACGGAATGTTCGAAAAGGAATTGAAGTGTCCCGTTTTCGAACATCGGTTGTCGCTTTTGCAGGCAACCGACTGTATGCTGCCTCCATCCTAAGCCAGGTGGCCCATTTCGCCGTCCGTTTCGATGCCGTGCCGCAGCACGACAGCTTGCTGACGAATAATACCGTTCGGTTCGTCATCCTGACGACCAGACGATGTGCCTGGTGAAGCGTGCGGTACATAAGAGACCATTTCGAAGGTGCGTAGACGTGGGAACTGGAATTGATCGTACTGTTGCCGACTG
It encodes:
- a CDS encoding DeoR/GlpR family DNA-binding transcription regulator, whose protein sequence is MWQEDRHQRIRALLSTLQRVSTERIMADLGVSRETVRRDLLDLEALGELRRVHGGAIKPADEAPIAERAHTRVKSKTAIAKAAMGVISSGQTLFIDAGTTTSALAEELAKLANLTVVTNSIDVALKMRGAAEQQAEARNEVILLGGSISDRAMATGGSTTILDIHRYRADVALLSPVGIDHRHGATNYDHEETEVARAMVANAQRVVILADYSKIGQRSRISYCPAEDVDVLITNKKAAESTEFAPLKKKVARVILA
- a CDS encoding HAD family hydrolase; protein product: MSRNLALFDLDHTLLPLDSDQAWAHFMAKLGVEGAERHAQEIDAYYRQYVAGTLDMSDFLNYTLAPLTRHSRAQLDAWHALFMSEVIVPAIRPAARELIQRHLDAGDLCCIVTATNVFVTAPIGKALGFEHLLGIELCTEGGDPRGRYTGAAVGVPTFREGKIVRTESWLASLGYALQDFPKSYFYSDSINDVPLLERVTDPVATNPDERLRAIALERNWPVIELFV
- a CDS encoding Na/Pi cotransporter family protein, which codes for MLILLNLLSGVALLVWGSHIVRTGILRVLGADLRSALGRSTGSRLRAFGSGIAVTSLVQSSNATAVIVTSFAAQGLLPLASGLAIMLGADVGTALMARVLTLDLSWLSPILLLLGVPLFLTRKQTRVGQAGRTAIGLGLILLALHLIVEAAQPMMQGAGVRVMFGALTGDTMLDALVGAAFAVISYSSLAAVLLTATLASSGVISLKVALCLVIGANLGSGLLALSGTLAQNAAARRLALGSLVFKLAGALLILPFASLLARGLPVLIGNPREAVVGFHLIYNALRCCACLALIDPVARVCSRLLPDRPQQDGALRALHLDVAALSTPSLALANSAREVLRIGDIVRTMLDNVAGLLHHNDLAKARETIRMDDDIDQLYAAVKSYLARISREQLDEADSRRWTDIIALTINLEHAGDIIERIVNNIEEKKIAHRLAFSEQGLGELEDLHARLVSNLQLGLSVFLNNDLRCAESLLAEKERFRDLERVYSYAHLDRLAGQTLRSVETSALHLDMISDMKRLNSLFCSTAYPVLDAAGALHDTRLRKRVLDTLHAPE